From one Bacillota bacterium genomic stretch:
- a CDS encoding tRNA-binding protein, which produces MGQITYDDFDKVEMRVGRIVKAERFPKARKPAYKLLIDFGEHGIRRSSAQVTKLYSPDELVGRLVIAVTNFPPRQIADFLSEVLVLGVAVSDASEVALIQPDREVPLGRRVF; this is translated from the coding sequence ATGGGCCAGATAACGTACGATGACTTTGACAAGGTTGAGATGCGCGTGGGTAGGATAGTGAAGGCGGAACGGTTCCCCAAGGCGAGGAAGCCCGCCTACAAGCTGCTGATAGACTTCGGAGAACACGGAATCAGGCGATCAAGCGCGCAGGTCACGAAGCTCTACTCGCCCGACGAGCTTGTGGGCAGACTGGTTATTGCCGTCACGAATTTCCCTCCGCGCCAGATCGCAGATTTCCTGTCGGAGGTGCTCGTCCTCGGGGTCGCCGTCAGTGACGCGAGCGAGGTCGCGCTCATTCAGCCAGACCGGGAGGTTCCTTTGGGGCGACGAGTCTTCTGA
- the modB gene encoding molybdate ABC transporter permease subunit: MPVDWVSPMLLSVRVAVVATLVVACVATIASWAMRRFSFAGKLLLDTLLTLPMVVPPTVTGFVLLMLLGKNGPVGRFLEAFLGIRVVFTWWAAVIASAVVAFPLMYGTLRAGLDSIDESLEKAGRTLGASEARVFFTITLPLAWPSFVAGALLAFMRALGEFGATLMVAGSIPGRTLTMPTAIYVATESGDMRSASLLVAVMLSLGFGATYLSRVWSERQAGRFRRARRS; encoded by the coding sequence ATGCCCGTGGACTGGGTCAGCCCGATGTTGCTTTCAGTGCGGGTCGCCGTGGTCGCGACCCTGGTGGTAGCGTGCGTCGCGACGATCGCCAGTTGGGCGATGAGAAGGTTCTCGTTCGCGGGGAAGCTGCTCCTCGACACGCTGCTCACGCTGCCCATGGTCGTGCCTCCCACAGTCACAGGGTTCGTCCTCCTGATGCTGTTGGGGAAGAACGGGCCCGTGGGAAGGTTTCTCGAAGCTTTCCTGGGAATCCGCGTGGTTTTCACGTGGTGGGCGGCTGTCATCGCATCGGCGGTCGTTGCCTTCCCGCTAATGTACGGCACGCTCAGGGCGGGGCTCGATTCCATCGATGAGTCTCTCGAGAAAGCCGGGCGCACGCTGGGGGCTTCGGAGGCGAGGGTGTTCTTCACGATCACCTTGCCTCTCGCGTGGCCGAGTTTCGTGGCAGGCGCTCTTCTTGCGTTCATGCGAGCCCTCGGAGAGTTCGGGGCCACTCTCATGGTGGCGGGGTCGATTCCGGGACGCACCCTGACCATGCCAACGGCGATCTACGTGGCGACCGAGTCGGGGGACATGCGGTCTGCGAGCCTGCTCGTGGCGGTCATGCTTTCGTTAGGGTTCGGTGCCACGTATCTGAGCAGAGTGTGGTCGGAGAGACAGGCCGGCAGATTCCGGCGGGCTCGAAGGAGCTGA
- a CDS encoding aldehyde ferredoxin oxidoreductase family protein, which translates to MIKADPLANVLYIDLSRKRHWVERREDLFDRHLGGAGVAIELLHEECPNGADPLSPENPIVFAVGPLTGLFPLASKTVAMFKSPHTGNLGESHAGGRSAVAIRTAGYGAVVIRGANDLPGYVAIHGGDVHFRDARTLWGMRNSFTVGRIIRESEPAAGLRTIMRIGTAGEKLIPYACVATESYRHFGRLGLGAVFGSKKLKAVVVSGRHSLPIAGARSGERTGATGIKPRGGAEGEGGVVGRGGSAEYRRVYDEIYQEAVASPVMKKYHDLGTPENVLPLNALGGLPTRNLKDARFEGADRISGEALAERYLGRRLACSHCPVGCIHIAALREPDEKEPYFYKTSMISYDYELIYSLGSMLGGSDPEGLLKLIDRIEVYGLDAMSCGVVLAWATEAQERGLVSEDAAGGLRLAWGDYRAYLEAVRRIVEQPNEFYRALAHGVEHAASAYGGQDFALAFGGNEMPGYHTGPGAHLGFLVGARHSHLDSAGYSVDQKVLVKKRIGPDELAREILKEERWRQVLSSLVVCFFARGIYTPDTTAAALRVAGFECGPEDLQRTGTEIHRRKYAFKLREGFSFDALRMPGRIFETPSPVGVLDEPYLRKAACSVRAEIGVDD; encoded by the coding sequence GTGATTAAGGCCGATCCTTTGGCGAACGTCCTCTACATAGATCTTTCGAGGAAGCGGCACTGGGTTGAGCGTCGGGAGGACCTCTTCGACCGCCACTTGGGCGGGGCGGGCGTAGCCATCGAACTTCTGCACGAAGAGTGTCCCAATGGCGCCGATCCGCTTTCCCCTGAAAACCCCATTGTGTTCGCAGTGGGGCCGCTCACAGGGTTGTTTCCTCTGGCTTCGAAGACCGTGGCCATGTTCAAGTCGCCGCACACTGGCAATCTCGGCGAGAGCCATGCCGGCGGGCGAAGCGCCGTCGCCATCAGGACGGCCGGCTACGGAGCGGTCGTCATCCGCGGCGCGAACGATCTCCCGGGCTATGTGGCCATTCATGGCGGCGACGTCCATTTCCGAGACGCCCGCACGCTTTGGGGCATGAGGAACAGCTTTACCGTCGGTCGCATCATTCGGGAGAGCGAGCCCGCGGCCGGGCTGCGCACGATCATGCGTATCGGCACGGCCGGCGAGAAGCTGATACCGTATGCCTGCGTCGCCACCGAGAGCTACAGACACTTCGGCAGGCTAGGGCTAGGCGCGGTTTTCGGCAGCAAGAAGCTGAAGGCGGTCGTGGTGTCGGGCAGACACTCGCTGCCCATAGCAGGGGCAAGGAGCGGCGAGCGCACGGGCGCGACAGGCATCAAACCTAGGGGCGGAGCCGAGGGCGAGGGCGGGGTGGTGGGCCGCGGCGGATCGGCGGAATACCGACGCGTGTACGACGAGATATACCAGGAGGCCGTCGCCTCGCCCGTCATGAAGAAATACCACGACCTCGGGACGCCCGAGAACGTCCTGCCGCTGAACGCCCTCGGCGGCCTGCCGACGCGGAACCTGAAGGACGCGAGGTTCGAGGGAGCCGACCGTATCTCCGGAGAGGCGCTGGCCGAACGTTACCTGGGACGCCGTCTTGCCTGCTCCCACTGTCCGGTAGGGTGCATTCACATCGCGGCCTTGCGTGAGCCTGACGAGAAGGAGCCGTACTTCTACAAGACCAGCATGATCTCGTACGACTACGAGCTCATCTACTCGCTCGGCTCGATGCTCGGTGGCTCTGACCCCGAGGGTCTCCTGAAGCTCATCGACCGCATCGAGGTTTACGGGCTCGACGCAATGAGCTGTGGAGTGGTGCTGGCGTGGGCGACGGAAGCACAGGAGCGCGGCCTCGTGTCCGAGGATGCGGCGGGCGGCCTGCGGCTTGCCTGGGGTGACTATCGTGCCTATCTCGAGGCGGTGAGGCGGATAGTAGAGCAACCGAACGAGTTCTACAGGGCGCTCGCACACGGCGTCGAACACGCTGCGTCAGCGTATGGCGGCCAGGATTTCGCCCTTGCCTTCGGAGGCAACGAGATGCCGGGTTATCACACGGGTCCAGGGGCGCACCTCGGGTTCCTCGTGGGCGCACGCCACAGCCACCTGGACAGCGCTGGTTACAGTGTGGACCAGAAGGTGCTGGTGAAGAAGCGGATCGGCCCGGACGAGCTTGCGCGCGAGATCCTGAAGGAGGAGCGCTGGAGGCAGGTCCTGTCCAGCCTCGTCGTGTGTTTCTTCGCCCGTGGCATATACACACCTGACACGACCGCCGCTGCCCTGCGCGTCGCCGGGTTCGAGTGCGGTCCCGAGGATCTCCAGAGGACAGGCACTGAAATACACAGGCGCAAGTACGCGTTCAAGTTGCGCGAGGGGTTCTCGTTCGACGCCCTCCGCATGCCGGGGCGCATCTTCGAGACGCCGAGCCCCGTCGGCGTGCTCGACGAGCCCTATCTCCGGAAGGCCGCCTGCAGCGTCAGGGCGGAAATCGGCGTCGACGACTAG
- a CDS encoding ABC transporter permease: MEVPTNGAAETPARAKGEAPLDLSSSVNGRGSVRTYGARASDNAEAAYRVRQAIWAIAAIFRRDWLIYWRYPMNAVFWLMQPFIWFTPVYFMGLSFVEDGKAAGFEAFTGTSDFMAFVILGGIMSSYVSAVFWSIGTTLKNEMTAGVLESNWLAPVPRAVQLVGRTAFSLVSVTCESCFLMVVMRFMFRFDLGRDIIPAVLTAIPMVVGIYGFGFAFAGLVLLMRDAYTMIDISSYLVNLLSGSTVPVVAFPRFLLVIAMAIPLTYGYDAVRGILLGTRTLLPIRVEQAILIGFMGVMVVLGLWAFGLVERRCRRLGTLTMH, from the coding sequence ATGGAAGTTCCAACGAACGGAGCAGCCGAGACGCCGGCGAGGGCCAAGGGCGAGGCGCCGCTGGACCTTTCGTCGAGCGTAAATGGGCGTGGGAGCGTGCGCACGTACGGTGCGCGAGCCTCTGATAACGCCGAGGCCGCCTACCGAGTTCGCCAAGCGATCTGGGCTATCGCCGCCATATTCCGTCGTGACTGGCTCATATACTGGCGTTACCCCATGAACGCCGTGTTCTGGCTCATGCAGCCTTTCATCTGGTTCACCCCGGTCTACTTCATGGGGCTCAGTTTCGTTGAGGATGGAAAGGCTGCCGGGTTCGAGGCGTTCACCGGAACTTCGGACTTCATGGCCTTCGTGATACTGGGAGGCATAATGTCCTCCTACGTGAGCGCGGTGTTCTGGAGCATCGGCACGACCCTCAAGAACGAAATGACCGCCGGGGTGCTCGAGTCGAACTGGCTGGCGCCGGTGCCAAGAGCGGTTCAACTCGTCGGACGCACCGCATTCAGCCTCGTGAGCGTGACGTGCGAGTCCTGCTTCTTGATGGTGGTCATGCGGTTCATGTTCCGCTTCGACCTCGGGCGGGACATCATTCCTGCGGTGCTCACTGCCATTCCCATGGTAGTCGGCATCTACGGCTTCGGGTTCGCCTTCGCGGGTCTCGTCTTGCTCATGCGCGATGCCTACACGATGATCGACATATCAAGCTACCTCGTAAACCTCTTGAGCGGCAGCACGGTGCCGGTAGTGGCATTCCCCAGGTTCCTCCTTGTGATAGCCATGGCCATTCCTCTCACGTACGGCTATGATGCGGTGAGGGGCATCCTCCTCGGCACCCGCACGCTCCTACCCATCCGGGTGGAACAGGCGATCCTCATCGGATTCATGGGAGTCATGGTAGTGCTGGGCCTCTGGGCATTCGGCCTCGTGGAGCGTCGGTGCCGCCGCCTGGGGACTCTGACCATGCACTAA
- a CDS encoding ABC transporter permease — MPAGPTWGMAILAIARKEWLIIRRYPSWILSMLVWPILLPLSFAFGGKALSGPSGESLAVFARLTGTIDYTGYVAIGTVIWLWVNAALWDSGTFLRNEQTRGTLESNWMTPAPRISHLLGSQLLSILVGLVMMSVAILEFRFLLGVRITGSPWVIAISVAAVIPCVYGLGLLFASVVVWAKDVSAMVNVVRGAFLIFCGVSFPLAVLPGWMRAVASALPLTYAIDAVRTAALGKVSVGAIYRDLVVLFAYGCIFLALGVAAFIYTERQARRRGTLSHY, encoded by the coding sequence ATGCCGGCCGGACCGACCTGGGGCATGGCCATCCTGGCCATCGCCCGCAAGGAGTGGCTCATCATAAGGCGCTACCCGAGCTGGATCCTGTCCATGCTTGTATGGCCGATCCTGCTGCCCCTTTCGTTCGCCTTCGGAGGCAAGGCGCTGTCCGGCCCGAGCGGGGAAAGTCTTGCTGTCTTTGCGCGGCTCACCGGGACGATCGATTACACGGGTTACGTGGCGATAGGCACCGTCATCTGGCTGTGGGTCAACGCAGCTCTTTGGGACTCGGGGACATTCCTCCGAAACGAGCAGACGAGGGGGACTCTCGAGAGCAACTGGATGACGCCGGCTCCGCGCATCTCGCACCTCCTGGGATCACAGCTCCTGAGCATTCTCGTAGGGCTCGTGATGATGAGCGTAGCCATCCTGGAGTTCAGGTTCCTGCTGGGTGTGCGGATCACCGGTTCACCCTGGGTCATCGCCATTTCAGTGGCGGCGGTCATTCCGTGCGTGTACGGGCTAGGCTTGCTCTTCGCGAGCGTCGTGGTATGGGCGAAGGACGTTTCCGCGATGGTCAATGTCGTTCGAGGTGCCTTCCTCATCTTCTGCGGGGTGAGCTTTCCTCTCGCGGTGCTTCCCGGGTGGATGCGAGCAGTAGCATCCGCGCTCCCGCTGACTTACGCGATAGACGCCGTGAGGACGGCCGCGCTCGGGAAGGTGAGTGTCGGCGCGATCTATCGGGATCTTGTGGTCCTCTTTGCCTACGGGTGCATCTTCCTGGCGTTGGGCGTCGCTGCTTTCATATACACGGAGCGGCAGGCCAGGCGGCGCGGAACGCTCTCGCACTACTGA
- a CDS encoding molybdopterin-binding protein: protein MKSREVRIEDAVGLTLAYDITEIVPGQRKGAVLRRGHRVLPEDIPTLRRVGKCAVYVLELEKDEVHEDDAARCLASTISGDGTTVEMPGEAWADVRATLKGLLKVDARRLIAVNAIGELLIATRHTNSIVSPGDLVAKVKVRGLVVERERLARAAGVVANDPIIRVVPFRTVSAGVVVTGREVYEGRVKDAFTPLVRDRLAEYGSTVAESVVVPDDADGIARAVLAMIGREVDMVLVTGGMSPDDCTSRAIELAGARVAFYGAPVSPGAMTLLAYHGTTPVVGVPAGILARPRAFFDLLLARLLAGETLSPADVAEYGHGGLCLGCKTCSFPRCPFGRGA from the coding sequence GTGAAATCACGTGAGGTGCGGATAGAAGACGCCGTCGGGCTGACTCTCGCGTACGACATCACGGAGATAGTCCCCGGTCAGCGCAAAGGGGCGGTCTTGAGGCGAGGCCACCGAGTCTTGCCTGAGGACATCCCGACGCTCAGGCGCGTCGGCAAATGCGCCGTGTACGTCCTGGAGTTGGAGAAGGACGAAGTGCACGAGGATGATGCGGCCCGATGCTTGGCGTCAACGATCTCGGGCGACGGGACGACTGTGGAGATGCCCGGAGAGGCGTGGGCGGACGTGCGCGCCACCCTGAAGGGTCTTCTCAAGGTGGATGCACGGCGGCTGATTGCCGTGAACGCGATCGGCGAGCTCCTCATCGCGACCAGGCACACCAACTCAATCGTGTCGCCTGGGGACCTGGTTGCAAAGGTCAAGGTGAGGGGGCTCGTCGTCGAGAGGGAGCGCCTCGCGCGTGCGGCCGGCGTCGTGGCGAATGACCCGATCATCAGAGTCGTTCCCTTCAGGACCGTCAGCGCGGGTGTGGTCGTGACGGGACGCGAAGTCTATGAGGGCCGGGTGAAGGACGCGTTTACTCCCCTTGTCCGAGACAGGCTTGCGGAGTATGGGAGCACGGTTGCGGAATCGGTGGTCGTGCCCGACGACGCAGACGGAATTGCGCGAGCCGTTCTGGCGATGATCGGGCGCGAGGTGGACATGGTCCTCGTGACCGGGGGCATGTCTCCCGATGACTGCACTTCGCGGGCTATCGAGCTTGCCGGGGCGCGTGTCGCGTTCTACGGGGCGCCCGTGTCGCCCGGAGCCATGACGCTCCTTGCCTACCACGGCACGACTCCCGTTGTCGGAGTGCCTGCCGGCATCTTGGCGCGCCCGCGGGCGTTCTTCGATCTCCTGCTGGCCCGGCTCCTTGCTGGCGAGACCTTGAGCCCCGCTGACGTAGCCGAGTACGGACATGGTGGACTTTGCCTTGGGTGCAAGACCTGTTCGTTTCCGCGGTGTCCTTTCGGAAGGGGAGCCTAG
- a CDS encoding ATP-binding cassette domain-containing protein, giving the protein MAVGLSGSVFAVEAIHLRKEFPKRRKGVALWTRWRRRREGVPRNPSDVCSGRDQRNRCDERGGWNGRHRHGDAEALGSGRERTNNTDNAEETVVAVRDVSFVVERGEIFGLLGPNGAGKTTTIRMLCTLLEPTSGRALVNGYDTVREAAMVRRCLGAVLTGERSTYWKLTGRENLEYFAALYGLSRREQKARASATLERLGLAYKADQLVETYSSGMKQRLALGKALLADQPILLLDEPTIGLDPAAARSIRALIRDLRAEGRTILLTTHYMEEADQLCDRVAIIDEGSIIALDSPRRLKDSLGEGRGLRLEVSDWNEDADRGVRAIQGVAGVTASHAEEQETWQVGIVTDNGPSVLAEIISVVARSGARIRRVQAAEPTLEDVFLKLTGKGLRS; this is encoded by the coding sequence GTGGCCGTAGGACTGAGTGGGTCAGTGTTTGCGGTGGAGGCGATACACCTCCGCAAGGAGTTCCCGAAGCGCCGGAAAGGCGTGGCGCTTTGGACCCGCTGGCGGCGCCGGCGCGAAGGGGTCCCCAGGAATCCGAGCGACGTATGCAGTGGGCGTGACCAGCGCAACCGGTGCGATGAGCGCGGCGGATGGAACGGGCGCCACCGACACGGTGATGCGGAGGCGTTGGGCAGCGGTCGCGAACGGACCAATAACACCGACAACGCCGAGGAGACCGTCGTCGCCGTGCGCGATGTGTCGTTCGTCGTAGAGCGAGGCGAGATATTCGGGCTCCTCGGCCCGAATGGCGCGGGCAAGACCACGACCATCCGGATGCTCTGCACGCTCCTCGAGCCTACGAGCGGGAGGGCGCTCGTGAATGGCTACGACACAGTTCGCGAAGCTGCCATGGTGCGACGCTGCCTGGGCGCGGTTCTCACGGGCGAGCGGAGCACATACTGGAAACTCACGGGCCGCGAGAATCTCGAGTACTTTGCAGCCCTGTACGGGCTGTCACGCCGGGAGCAGAAGGCCCGGGCGTCGGCTACCCTTGAGAGGCTCGGCCTGGCCTATAAGGCGGACCAGCTCGTCGAGACTTACTCGTCCGGGATGAAACAACGGCTTGCGCTTGGAAAGGCGCTGCTCGCCGATCAGCCCATCCTCCTCCTCGATGAACCGACCATCGGGCTCGACCCCGCGGCAGCGCGCTCCATCCGGGCGCTAATACGCGATCTTCGCGCCGAAGGCCGAACCATCCTTCTCACGACCCACTACATGGAAGAAGCCGACCAGCTCTGCGATAGGGTAGCCATCATAGACGAGGGAAGCATCATTGCGCTCGATAGTCCCAGGAGACTCAAGGACTCCTTGGGGGAGGGCAGAGGCCTTCGGCTCGAGGTGAGCGACTGGAACGAGGACGCTGACCGGGGCGTGAGGGCGATTCAGGGGGTTGCGGGCGTCACGGCGAGTCACGCTGAGGAACAAGAGACCTGGCAAGTAGGGATTGTGACGGACAACGGACCTTCGGTCCTTGCTGAGATCATCTCCGTCGTCGCGCGCTCTGGGGCCAGGATCCGCAGGGTACAAGCGGCGGAGCCGACCCTGGAGGACGTGTTCCTTAAGCTGACCGGCAAGGGCCTTAGGTCATGA
- a CDS encoding branched-chain amino acid transaminase: MAWVEGSYIWFDGDFVKWEDAKIHVLSHVVHYGSGVFEGIRAYKTPAGTAVFRLGDHVARLYDSAKIYRMDIPYSQDEIARAIIETVRRNGFDSCYIRPLVFRGYHELGLNPLRVPVQTMIAVWGWGSYLAAGAGADGVDVVVSSWNRLAPNTLPPLAKACGNYINSQLMKMQAVVDGYHEAIAVGTDGLLSEATGENLFVVRGGTIYTPQLASSILNGITRNTILTLARDLGIPAVEQPLPREILYVADEVFLTGTAAEITPVRSVDRIPVGNGEMGPITRRLKDAFFAIIGGKAPDSHSWLTPVRDAGGPGRFAS, translated from the coding sequence ATGGCATGGGTGGAAGGTAGTTACATCTGGTTCGATGGTGACTTCGTCAAGTGGGAGGACGCGAAGATCCACGTCCTGAGCCACGTCGTGCACTATGGTTCGGGAGTCTTCGAAGGAATCAGGGCTTACAAGACGCCTGCCGGAACAGCCGTCTTCCGCTTGGGCGACCACGTGGCACGGTTGTATGATTCCGCGAAGATATACCGCATGGACATCCCTTACTCACAGGACGAGATTGCCCGGGCGATAATCGAGACCGTCAGGCGGAACGGCTTCGATTCGTGCTACATTAGGCCGTTGGTGTTCAGAGGATATCACGAGCTGGGTCTCAACCCACTTCGCGTCCCCGTGCAGACCATGATCGCCGTCTGGGGATGGGGCTCCTATCTTGCAGCGGGCGCGGGCGCCGACGGCGTGGACGTGGTTGTGTCTTCATGGAACCGCCTTGCTCCGAACACCCTGCCTCCACTGGCCAAGGCGTGCGGCAACTACATCAACTCCCAGCTGATGAAGATGCAGGCCGTGGTAGACGGGTACCACGAGGCGATCGCAGTCGGGACCGACGGCCTCTTGTCAGAGGCTACCGGCGAAAACCTCTTCGTGGTGCGCGGTGGAACAATATACACCCCTCAGCTCGCCTCGTCCATACTCAACGGCATAACCAGGAACACCATCCTGACGCTCGCGCGCGACCTCGGAATTCCGGCCGTGGAACAGCCGCTGCCGAGGGAGATTCTGTACGTTGCGGACGAGGTGTTCCTCACAGGAACCGCTGCGGAGATAACTCCCGTGCGCTCCGTGGACAGAATCCCTGTAGGGAATGGCGAGATGGGCCCGATCACCCGCAGGCTCAAGGACGCCTTCTTCGCCATCATCGGCGGGAAGGCTCCCGATTCGCACTCGTGGCTCACTCCTGTACGGGATGCCGGCGGCCCTGGCCGCTTCGCAAGCTGA
- a CDS encoding glycosyltransferase family 2 protein: protein MASHKVLVGSPVNQKPAILTEFLRSLAELYISGMSLDFAFVDDNQNPDSSAMLAGFRRDGSRVFILESSAGTAEARGGEYVCDDQTHRWSEDLVWRVAAHKDRMIRLALESDYDYLFLVDSDLVLHPDTVRHLITCGKPIVSEVFWTQWQPDSSPLPQVWLRDQYTLFEHARGERVPEEEAQARIQAFLECLKTPGLYEVGGLGACTLISREALQKGVSFREVPNVSFWGEDRHFCIRASALGLRLYVDTCYPAYHVYRESDLELVKSYREAHRATEPAPVHEAAVALLKSHEIRGEVSRILSVTKSAVERFWSFDFRKPRPDEGIELLDPEYRSHILRGLGSELRSSLESRLISKTEVLSSTLAAIDSEATEALVTGRALTHGVEQDKYFRELYDCRILVTRPERETKWLVRGVEFTRAPERDLPDFVRNRVTKYHGNKLTLSMLVRNEADRYLRRVLEHAAQYVDAAVILDDASEDQTVEVCKRALSSIPATIVSNAKPGFHNEVELRRQQWELTVSTDPDWILILDADEMLEDRARSAIRDLIDQPFYDHYSFRLYDFWDTTHYREDRYWQAHKTYRIFLVRYQPEFRYTWQETPLHCGRLPNNIGLLPGARSDLRVKHFGWVSPADREAKYRRYKTLDPDGRYGIRQQYESIMDPKPNLVEWVE, encoded by the coding sequence TTGGCTTCTCATAAAGTGCTCGTCGGGAGCCCGGTGAATCAGAAACCTGCCATCCTGACCGAGTTCCTCAGGTCGCTGGCCGAGCTGTACATCTCAGGCATGTCACTTGATTTCGCCTTCGTCGATGATAACCAGAATCCAGACTCATCCGCGATGCTTGCTGGGTTCCGCCGGGACGGCAGCCGAGTTTTCATCTTGGAGAGCTCAGCTGGTACAGCCGAGGCACGTGGAGGGGAATATGTCTGTGATGACCAGACCCACCGATGGAGCGAAGACCTCGTGTGGAGGGTCGCGGCGCACAAGGATCGCATGATTCGGCTCGCTCTTGAGAGCGACTATGACTACCTCTTCCTGGTGGACTCGGACCTCGTTCTCCACCCAGATACCGTTCGACACCTCATCACGTGCGGGAAACCGATTGTCTCAGAGGTGTTTTGGACACAGTGGCAACCTGACTCGTCTCCCCTGCCCCAGGTCTGGCTCCGAGATCAATACACTCTGTTCGAACACGCTCGCGGGGAACGCGTTCCCGAGGAAGAGGCCCAGGCCAGGATTCAGGCGTTCTTGGAGTGCCTGAAGACGCCCGGATTGTACGAAGTGGGCGGACTGGGCGCGTGCACACTGATATCGAGAGAGGCTCTTCAGAAAGGCGTCTCATTCAGGGAAGTCCCCAACGTGTCTTTCTGGGGAGAGGATAGACACTTCTGCATACGAGCGAGCGCGCTTGGGTTGAGGCTCTATGTCGACACGTGCTATCCTGCCTATCATGTCTATAGGGAGTCCGACCTCGAACTCGTCAAGAGCTATAGAGAGGCCCATCGCGCCACAGAGCCGGCTCCTGTTCATGAAGCTGCCGTGGCGTTGCTGAAATCTCATGAGATACGCGGAGAAGTGAGCAGGATCCTCTCTGTCACGAAGAGTGCGGTCGAACGGTTCTGGAGTTTTGATTTCAGGAAGCCGAGACCTGACGAAGGCATCGAGCTTCTTGACCCTGAGTACCGCTCCCACATCTTGAGAGGTCTTGGAAGCGAGCTGAGAAGCTCCTTGGAATCCCGGCTCATCTCGAAGACCGAGGTATTGAGCTCCACCTTGGCTGCGATAGACTCCGAGGCAACCGAGGCCCTTGTGACCGGTCGGGCCTTGACCCACGGGGTCGAGCAAGACAAGTACTTCCGTGAGTTGTATGACTGCCGGATCCTCGTAACCAGACCTGAACGGGAAACGAAGTGGCTAGTGAGAGGGGTCGAGTTCACGAGAGCACCCGAGCGTGACTTGCCGGACTTTGTGCGGAATAGGGTCACGAAGTATCATGGGAACAAGCTCACCCTATCTATGCTAGTTCGAAACGAAGCGGACAGGTACCTCCGGAGAGTACTCGAACACGCCGCGCAGTACGTTGATGCCGCCGTGATCCTCGACGACGCTAGCGAGGACCAGACTGTCGAAGTGTGCAAGCGGGCGCTGAGCAGCATTCCCGCGACGATCGTCTCGAACGCAAAGCCCGGTTTTCACAACGAGGTTGAGCTGAGGCGGCAACAGTGGGAGCTCACGGTGAGCACCGACCCGGATTGGATCCTGATACTGGACGCAGACGAAATGCTCGAGGACAGGGCCAGGTCCGCCATCCGCGACCTCATCGACCAGCCGTTCTACGACCATTACTCGTTCCGGCTATACGATTTCTGGGACACGACGCACTATCGTGAGGATCGATACTGGCAGGCTCACAAGACGTACAGGATCTTCCTCGTTCGGTACCAACCTGAGTTCAGGTATACGTGGCAAGAGACCCCGCTGCACTGTGGTCGGCTTCCAAACAACATCGGGCTGTTGCCAGGCGCACGCTCGGACTTGCGGGTAAAGCACTTCGGCTGGGTTTCGCCCGCTGACAGGGAGGCAAAGTACAGGAGGTACAAGACACTCGATCCAGACGGGAGGTACGGCATCCGACAACAGTATGAGTCCATCATGGATCCTAAACCCAACTTGGTCGAGTGGGTCGAATAG
- a CDS encoding ATP-binding cassette domain-containing protein, whose protein sequence is MGPLKVEIAKRLPDFTLEVSFSWQSGIIVIFGPSGAGKTTVLDCIAGLQRPDTGIIELGGRVLYCSGRGIDVPPQRRRVGYVFQDYALFPHMTVKQNVMYGIGGRCKRGRGFRMTVLDVLEMLRIVHLQDRYPCQLSGGEQQRVSLARALMTEPEVLLLDEPWNALDEETRVAVQNELLALQRRWAVPFVLVTHDREEAERLGDAILYLNRGKQSLESGVSSSQV, encoded by the coding sequence ATGGGTCCTCTCAAGGTGGAGATAGCGAAACGGCTCCCTGACTTCACTCTCGAGGTATCGTTTTCGTGGCAGTCGGGCATCATCGTCATCTTTGGACCGTCGGGCGCAGGGAAGACCACCGTGCTCGATTGCATTGCCGGGCTGCAGAGGCCGGACACGGGGATCATTGAGCTCGGCGGCAGAGTCTTGTACTGCTCCGGGCGCGGGATAGACGTGCCCCCGCAGCGCAGGCGCGTGGGATACGTTTTTCAGGACTACGCTCTCTTTCCCCACATGACGGTCAAGCAAAACGTCATGTACGGCATCGGAGGACGCTGCAAGCGCGGGCGCGGCTTCCGCATGACGGTCCTGGACGTATTGGAGATGCTCCGCATAGTGCACCTGCAGGACAGGTACCCGTGTCAGCTATCCGGAGGCGAACAGCAGCGGGTCTCGCTCGCTCGTGCCCTCATGACCGAGCCGGAGGTGCTCCTTCTCGACGAGCCGTGGAACGCGCTGGACGAGGAGACGCGGGTTGCCGTCCAGAATGAGCTCCTTGCGCTGCAGCGCCGGTGGGCGGTCCCGTTCGTGCTCGTGACCCACGATCGCGAGGAGGCCGAGAGGCTGGGCGACGCGATACTCTATCTAAATCGTGGGAAGCAGAGCCTTGAGTCCGGTGTCAGCTCCTCCCAAGTATGA